ttaattactaggAGTATAATGgatataattagtaaagaaaaCTGGTATCAATATTCTATGAATGTCAAATCAATCATTACTCCACATGCGAACACGTTTGCTCTTCTACATCAACGAATTATCCtccaataaatatataaagacaAGTCAACAtgaaaattcaacaaattaaagatatttttggattattcAAAACATCAAATCATCACACAACCACAAGCAATTATATATgactattataaaattactcTGAGAAACAAGTCATTAGATATTGGAAAAGCACAGAGATTTTCCATCAAATTTCCGATGgtcttattcaattttttcaactggCGCGTATTGAAATAGTCTATGTTGAtgcaactatatatatacatgcatgcaCACATATATTGTGCatagtgataaaattaaaatgggaAGAGTTATAGGAGTTTTTGGAGAGGGAAGGAATGAAGTGTTTAAGGGTTGGGGATTTGGGCTTATGCTTCTACTTGTGTCCATTTCAGCCATGTCCATGATCTTATTTGCTTGCGCCGATCACAAGAAGAAGCCTCCTAAGAATaagaataagaagaagaaacgtGATGCCGATGTTGTGGATTGTGGCTGTGGCGATTGCTTTGGAGGAGGcgatggtggtggtgatggaGGGGGTGGTGGGGATGGAGGTGGTGGAGGCGGGGGATGTggcggaggcggaggtggAGGCGGCGGATGTGGCGGAGGCGGTGGTGGCGGCGGCTAGATGCAATGGTTGGGTTTGGAGGCatctatttttgcatatcg
The nucleotide sequence above comes from Salvia hispanica cultivar TCC Black 2014 chromosome 5, UniMelb_Shisp_WGS_1.0, whole genome shotgun sequence. Encoded proteins:
- the LOC125188245 gene encoding loricrin-like, whose amino-acid sequence is MGRVIGVFGEGRNEVFKGWGFGLMLLLVSISAMSMILFACADHKKKPPKNKNKKKKRDADVVDCGCGDCFGGGDGGGDGGGGGDGGGGGGGCGGGGGGGGGCGGGGGGGG